From Terriglobia bacterium, one genomic window encodes:
- a CDS encoding DUF11 domain-containing protein produces the protein MKRPGFSNALLCPSRHRLISALLLLVVVFAALRAVLPSMVLAVSNTIVLSQVYGGGGNSGATLKNDFIELFNRGSASVDVTGWSIQYTSAAGTTWQKTDLSGTIGPGQYYLVQEAQGSGGTINLPPPDVIGTLALSATAGKVVLVSTNGLIASGTACPSGPSMIDLVGFGSSANCFEGTGPSPAPSSTHAILRSSDGCADTDNNSLDFNAGTPNPRNSASPRNSCGTATNPSGVGAANPGSVVAGGSTLLTVSVTPGSNPPSTGIAVRGDLTPIGGSATQPFYDDGTHGDVTPADSTFSCQGTVGTATANGTKSLLVTVSDAEMRTASLSIDLTVQSSSLVAIHDIQGSGVSSPHQGELVTTAGIVTAVKDNAFFLQSRDAEIDSDPNTSEGILVVTSSAPPSAAVVGNGVTVTGTVREYVPASDPNSPSVTQLSEPVTVTLVSTGNPLPAPVTLTASDLSSSGPIQQLFKFEGMRVHADSLTVVAPTEGVVDEINATSRSNGVCYAVLTGVPRPFREPGIEVPDSLPPDSPCCVPRFDANPERLRVDSDGLAGATPLEVTSGAVLTNITGPLDFVSRTYTILPDSSSSPAISGNISAIPVPPAKADEFTIGSFNMERFYDSTDDPAMIEPVLTTTAFNNRLNKASLAIRNVMGMPDIIGVEEVENLPLLQALADRINQDAVAAGNPDPAYQAYLIEGNDSSGIDVGILAKRSRVNVVEVTQAGKTDTFRDPVTGQQVLLNDRPPLIMRAAILRTDNSVYPATVVVSHLRSLSGVNDAAEGARVRAKRAAQAEYLANLIQSRQSADAREAIISIGDYNAFQFNDGYVDVMGTVLGMPAPPDQVFLSSGDLVNPDLINLTHRAPVDQQYSYSLDGNAQALDHIVITANLLPQFAGLHVARCNADFPESFRNDANRPERMSDHDMPIAYFVFPSRGADLSVIKKYSSDPVQSGAPFGYLLAVTNNGPETASSVVMTDTLATNTTFMSITPPAGWTCAVPPVGGSGILTCTRKSLEAFALDTFLVTVRINCSLETGTLLSSKATIQSSESDWNPANNSSTSTVTVLDSTTISPLSQSFGASGGAGIVKVSIPEDCRWAASSNDQWITIISSDNGVGNATVSYRVSANKGVSPRQGSMTVAGRAFSVSQAGSGGGNTQLSLIVPADGVNTTTTQVEGGNVRAGYAIVTADPSRKADGRTHLVSEIALEGTAVLSLIQNGVVVSEAGVPASPPTTSAQIFIDFRSDPGAMAGPEAAHTSQVNTGLAIVNQGTGAANVSYRLRDSAGIVLATGHGTLGEGGHRALFIDELNQIAHDFILPPDFSTAAGFGTLEISSDQPLSILGLRLAMSQRGETLLTTTPISDLTRPVTSGVLFFPHVVEGGGYKTSIILLNNSDSGEAGTLRIFDNRGAGLMVRQAGSYAPPSSVFAYKIEPRGVYVFQTEGSPLAVLAGWAQVEPDNGTPTPVGAGLLSYTTEGILRSETGIPSAVPSNHARVYVDRTGGHNTGIAIADPSGTGLRAALKAFQVDGNTAAGTGNVDLVGRGHEARFANEYIPAIPEGFTGVLDISAPSPFVALTLRALTNARGDFLMTTFPIVDLNQATRAPLVFSQIAAGGGYETQCIVFGKGSETHVLISYFGDDGTPLNVGNKSQDRQGNLIKK, from the coding sequence TCATCGGAACCCTGGCTTTGAGTGCCACGGCGGGGAAAGTTGTGCTTGTCAGCACCAATGGCTTGATTGCAAGTGGAACCGCCTGTCCCTCAGGCCCCAGCATGATCGACCTCGTTGGTTTCGGGTCGAGCGCAAACTGCTTTGAAGGAACGGGGCCGAGTCCGGCCCCCAGCAGCACTCATGCGATATTGAGGTCCAGCGACGGTTGTGCAGACACCGACAACAACTCACTGGATTTTAATGCGGGGACGCCGAATCCGCGGAATTCTGCCTCCCCGAGAAACTCCTGCGGCACGGCAACAAATCCCAGTGGTGTCGGAGCTGCCAATCCGGGAAGCGTCGTGGCAGGCGGCTCAACTCTTCTGACCGTCTCAGTCACACCGGGATCAAATCCCCCCAGCACCGGGATTGCAGTTCGCGGTGATTTGACCCCGATCGGAGGCTCGGCCACACAGCCCTTCTACGACGATGGAACGCATGGGGATGTGACTCCCGCGGACAGCACATTTTCTTGCCAGGGTACTGTGGGAACAGCAACCGCAAATGGGACGAAGAGCCTGCTGGTAACCGTCTCGGACGCTGAAATGCGTACAGCCTCCTTAAGTATTGACCTCACCGTTCAGTCCTCTTCTCTTGTCGCCATCCATGACATCCAGGGAAGTGGAGTGTCCTCCCCTCACCAGGGAGAGTTGGTGACCACCGCCGGGATTGTCACTGCGGTCAAAGACAACGCCTTCTTCCTTCAGAGTCGTGACGCTGAAATCGATAGCGACCCGAACACTTCCGAGGGGATTCTTGTTGTTACATCGAGTGCGCCGCCTTCGGCCGCGGTCGTGGGCAACGGGGTCACAGTGACAGGCACGGTCCGCGAATATGTGCCGGCCTCCGACCCCAACAGTCCATCCGTCACTCAATTGAGCGAGCCTGTGACCGTCACACTGGTTTCCACGGGGAATCCCTTGCCCGCTCCCGTGACTCTGACGGCGTCGGACCTCAGCTCCTCGGGTCCCATCCAACAGCTCTTCAAATTTGAGGGTATGCGCGTCCACGCCGATTCGCTCACAGTCGTTGCACCCACCGAGGGGGTTGTTGATGAGATAAATGCCACCTCAAGGTCCAACGGAGTCTGCTATGCAGTGCTGACAGGGGTGCCTCGGCCTTTTCGTGAACCGGGGATTGAGGTGCCTGATTCACTCCCCCCGGATTCACCCTGCTGCGTCCCGCGGTTCGACGCCAATCCTGAACGATTACGTGTCGACAGTGACGGACTGGCGGGCGCCACTCCCTTAGAAGTTACCTCCGGAGCAGTCCTGACCAACATCACGGGACCGTTGGACTTTGTCTCCCGAACTTATACGATCTTGCCTGATTCATCGTCGTCTCCGGCCATATCGGGAAACATCAGTGCAATCCCCGTTCCCCCGGCAAAGGCGGATGAGTTCACCATCGGGTCCTTTAACATGGAACGATTTTATGATTCCACGGATGATCCTGCGATGATCGAACCTGTCCTGACGACGACGGCCTTCAATAATCGGCTCAATAAAGCCTCGCTGGCCATCCGGAACGTAATGGGAATGCCTGACATCATTGGCGTCGAGGAAGTAGAGAACCTTCCGCTTTTGCAGGCTTTGGCCGACAGGATCAACCAGGATGCAGTTGCCGCGGGCAATCCCGATCCAGCCTACCAGGCCTATCTCATCGAAGGCAACGATTCATCGGGTATCGATGTGGGCATCCTCGCGAAGAGGTCCCGCGTAAACGTCGTGGAGGTGACTCAGGCTGGGAAGACCGATACCTTCCGGGATCCTGTCACGGGCCAACAGGTTCTTCTTAATGATCGCCCCCCCTTGATCATGCGCGCGGCCATCTTGAGAACGGATAATTCCGTCTACCCCGCGACGGTCGTTGTCAGCCACCTGCGTTCATTGTCAGGGGTCAACGATGCGGCGGAGGGTGCCCGCGTCCGCGCGAAGCGTGCGGCACAGGCCGAGTATCTTGCCAACCTGATTCAATCCCGGCAGTCCGCCGATGCCAGGGAGGCGATCATCTCGATCGGAGATTACAATGCATTCCAGTTTAACGATGGATACGTGGATGTGATGGGGACGGTCCTGGGGATGCCGGCGCCGCCCGATCAGGTCTTTCTGTCAAGCGGCGATCTCGTCAATCCTGACCTGATCAACTTGACCCATCGCGCTCCGGTGGACCAACAGTATTCTTACAGCCTGGATGGGAACGCCCAGGCGCTCGATCACATTGTGATCACGGCGAACCTGCTCCCTCAATTCGCCGGACTCCACGTCGCGCGCTGCAATGCAGATTTTCCGGAATCCTTTCGCAATGATGCGAATCGACCCGAGCGCATGTCTGATCATGACATGCCGATCGCTTATTTTGTCTTTCCATCAAGGGGAGCCGACCTGTCTGTCATCAAGAAGTATTCATCGGATCCCGTTCAATCCGGAGCTCCATTTGGATACCTCCTGGCGGTGACAAATAATGGTCCTGAGACCGCCTCGTCTGTAGTGATGACCGATACCCTCGCAACCAACACCACCTTCATGTCCATTACCCCCCCAGCGGGTTGGACTTGTGCTGTTCCCCCAGTGGGCGGCAGCGGAATCTTGACCTGCACCCGGAAATCGTTGGAGGCCTTTGCTCTTGATACCTTCCTCGTGACAGTGAGGATCAATTGTTCGCTCGAAACGGGGACCCTGCTTTCCAGCAAGGCGACGATCCAATCTTCCGAATCTGACTGGAATCCGGCGAACAATTCAAGCACCTCGACGGTCACTGTACTCGATTCCACAACAATCTCCCCCTTGAGTCAATCGTTCGGAGCAAGTGGAGGGGCAGGAATAGTGAAGGTCAGCATTCCGGAGGATTGTCGATGGGCTGCATCAAGTAATGATCAATGGATTACGATAATCTCCTCCGACAACGGGGTTGGCAATGCGACGGTCAGTTACCGGGTTTCCGCGAACAAGGGAGTGAGCCCACGCCAGGGATCAATGACAGTCGCCGGACGAGCCTTCTCGGTGTCTCAAGCAGGCAGCGGCGGCGGAAATACACAGCTCAGTCTCATAGTCCCAGCCGATGGCGTGAACACCACAACAACTCAAGTCGAGGGAGGAAACGTCCGGGCAGGGTATGCCATAGTCACTGCGGATCCCTCCAGGAAAGCGGACGGCCGCACTCACCTTGTTTCCGAGATCGCTCTTGAAGGGACGGCGGTTCTCAGCTTGATCCAGAATGGTGTCGTCGTCAGCGAAGCGGGAGTGCCTGCTTCACCGCCCACAACTTCCGCTCAAATCTTTATCGATTTTCGTTCAGACCCTGGAGCCATGGCGGGTCCGGAGGCTGCACACACTTCCCAAGTCAATACCGGACTGGCAATCGTCAATCAAGGGACAGGCGCCGCCAACGTTTCATATCGACTTCGGGATTCCGCGGGCATAGTCCTGGCCACCGGGCATGGGACCTTGGGGGAGGGCGGTCATCGGGCGTTATTCATCGATGAGCTGAATCAAATCGCACATGATTTCATCTTGCCCCCGGACTTTTCAACGGCTGCGGGCTTTGGGACGCTTGAAATCAGCAGCGATCAGCCGCTTTCCATCCTGGGTTTGAGGCTTGCCATGAGTCAGCGCGGAGAAACCCTGTTGACAACGACCCCGATCTCCGATTTGACCCGACCAGTCACCTCCGGCGTGCTCTTCTTCCCGCACGTGGTGGAGGGGGGCGGGTACAAGACGTCAATCATTCTTCTAAACAACTCCGATTCGGGTGAAGCAGGAACACTGCGGATATTCGACAACCGTGGGGCAGGCTTGATGGTCCGGCAGGCCGGTAGTTATGCCCCTCCCTCTTCAGTCTTTGCCTACAAAATCGAGCCGCGGGGGGTCTATGTGTTTCAGACCGAGGGATCTCCATTAGCGGTTCTTGCTGGCTGGGCGCAAGTCGAGCCGGACAACGGCACACCGACGCCGGTCGGCGCAGGATTATTGAGCTATACAACAGAAGGCATCCTGCGTTCCGAAACAGGGATTCCCTCCGCGGTCCCGTCAAATCACGCGCGGGTTTATGTCGACCGGACGGGCGGCCATAACACCGGAATCGCAATCGCGGATCCTTCAGGAACCGGCCTTCGAGCCGCTCTGAAAGCTTTTCAAGTCGATGGGAATACTGCGGCGGGAACCGGGAACGTGGATCTTGTCGGTCGCGGGCATGAAGCGAGGTTTGCCAACGAATATATCCCGGCAATTCCGGAGGGATTCACCGGAGTGCTGGATATTTCAGCGCCTTCACCTTTCGTCGCCCTCACCCTGCGTGCCCTCACCAATGCGAGAGGCGATTTTCTAATGACTACATTTCCCATTGTGGACTTGAATCAGGCCACTCGCGCTCCCTTGGTTTTTTCTCAGATTGCAGCGGGGGGCGGGTACGAGACCCAATGCATTGTGTTTGGCAAAGGGAGCGAAACCCATGTCTTGATCAGTTATTTCGGTGATGACGGCACTCCCCTGAACGTGGGGAATAAATCTCAGGATAGGCAAGGAAATCTGATAAAAAAGTAG